Part of the Plasmodium knowlesi strain H genome assembly, chromosome: 11 genome is shown below.
tcttttcttggTGGTTCTTTGTTTAGAGGAGTATTGTtgaatatatatgcgcactATGCTCTATTGCTAATATTGAATACGCATCGCCCCCTTAAGTAGCACTTCTTCGTAGCGATTTGCACTATCGCGTACTCGGTACTCCGTATCAATTTCTTCTGACGTATTTTGTACTCGTAGTTGATAAAAGAAGCACTGGTGTCAGGAGGGGTGGTGGTGCCCCCCCAGAAAAATGTCCCCATATATTTTGCTGAAACAAAATTTATACAAATGTTTAATGCgcgaaataaattaaaatttttgcattGGAGTGAGAAAATTTGGGAAGGTCTCAAAGTATTCTTACCTATATGGGTGCATTCAAATTAACTGATCTTCGCTGTTTTCTGTAATGTAGCAATTGTTTTGTGTCATTCTTGAATCGTGACCTATATATAATAACAGGTGGTATTATAAGTAACCCTTGCATATGCCCCTTAATAAAAATacgcatatttatatatatatatatatatatatatatatataaagtacCATTACTTCTTCCACTCCAACATTGGCAATTTCGCAAATAGGAGTTCTCGATACTTACATGTGGGTGAAGGATGTAGTCactatttcattttattccatatatttatctgatttttcttctcttccttatttttattgtacCGACATATggaagtacattttttatatgatataaaaaattactgAAAAGGTTATTTATTGCTTCCGTAAAAATtgtatgcattttttattcactCATGTACATATTAAAAATCGTAatataaggggaaaaaaaaaaaaaattaaataaataaaattactataaggaggaacaaaaattaacataaaTTTACAAACCATATATCAAAACACCATAGCACTTcatgcttcctttttcccctcttctgAAAAAGAAACAGTCGTTAAACAAGTTTTACAAACTTTTGTAAAGCgttaagcataaaaaaagtacatacaATATATACGTTTATATAAAATCCACCCGTACTTacctttttttcaatttaattttattcgaaaatgggaaaggaaaaaacacatatTAACTTAGTCGTTATCGGCCATGTCGATAGTGGAAAATCCACGACCACGGGTCACATTATTTACAAATTGGGAGGTATTGATAGGAGAACCATTGAGAAGTTCGAAAAGGAATCGGCCGAAATGGgtaaaggaagttttaagtACGCATGGGTGTTGGATAAACTTAAGGCTGAAAGAGAAAGAGGTATCACCATTGATATTGCCTTATGGAAGTTCGAAACCCCCAGGTACTTCTTCACCGTTATTGATGCCCCAGGCCACAAGGAtttcattaaaaatatgattACCGGTACATCACAGGCTGACGTGGCTCTGTTGGTTGTTCCAGCTGAGGTAGGTGGTTTCGAGGGTGCTTTCTCAAAGGAAGGTCAAACCAAAGAGCATGCTTTGTTAGCCTTCACCCTTGGTGTGAAACAAATCGTTGTTGGTGTTAACAAAATGGACACTGTTAAATATTCCGAAGATAGATATGAGGAAATTAAGAAAGAAGTCAAAGATTACTTGAAGAAAGTTGGATACCAAGCTGACAAGGTTGACTTTATTCCAATTTCCGGTTTTGAGGGTGATAACCTCATTGAGAAATCTGACAAGACCCCATGGTATAAGGGAAGAACTCTAATTGAAGCTCTTGATACCATGGAGCCACCCAAGAGACCATATGACAAGCCTTTAAGAATTCCACTCCAGGGTGTATACAAAATCGGTGGTATTGGTACTGTACCTGTCGGAAGAGTGGAAACAGGTATATTGAAGGCTGGTATGGTCCTCAATTTCGCACCCTCCGCTGTTGTTTCTGAGTGTAAATCTGTTGAAATGCACAAGGAAGTTTTGGAAGAAGCCAGACCTGGTGACAATATCGGATTTAACGTGAAGAACGTTTCCGTTAAGGAAATCAAGAGAGGATATGTTGCTTCCGATACGAAGAACGAACCAGCCAAGGGATGCTCCAAGTTTACCGCTCAAGTCATTATTTTGAACCACCCTGGAGAAATCAAGAACGGATACAGCCCTGTCCTCGATTGCCACACTGCTCACATTTCTTGTAAATTCTTGAACATTGACTCTAAGATTGACAAGCGTTCAGGTAAAGTTGTTGAAGAAAATCCCAAATCCATTAAGTCTGGTGATTCTGCTTTAGTAAGTCTCGAGCCAAAGAAACCTATGGTTGTTGAGACCTTCACTGAGTACCCACCCTTAGGAAGATTTGCTATTCGAGATATGAGACAAACCATTGCTGTCGGTATTATTAAAGcagtggaaaagaaagagcCTGGTGCCGTGTCTGCCAAAAACCCAGccaagaaataaataaaaaaaaaaaacacgcgcacatatatatatatatatatatatatatatatatatatatatatatatatataatattccACACGCTCATGTTgggcttctttatttttcggACTATGCACTGTACAATAGGAGGTTTCCATACAATTGCTTCTTACATATTGTGTATCATCTATATTTTATCTATTATAtagtatttatatatatattacactttatattattattattttttcttttttcggtTTTCTCCTACCACAAATTGTACATACTGTGTAAAATTATATAGCCCCTCATTGTTGTGAGAGaaccatttttaaaaaaatacacatgtatattttatacatatatcatGCACACACATAGTGAATATATAACAATAACTACTGAAAAAAGGCGCGAGTAAAAACTTGTATAAGGAAGCTAtttttatgaacagttcagaaAATTTTCCGTAAATTGACGGGATATTACCTTTTCGCTAGCCACCAgggtttttaaaaataaagcaaactTTTCGCAGTACCTGTTCAATGTTGTGAAAGGGCAGTTCGCAGCGGATGAAGCATAACACATTGTACTGTCCACCTTCCCCATATTCACTTGTGTACATGGGTTATAAGCTTGTACACGTCTGCACATCTTTACTTAATTATGCACGATGTGGTTTCCCGCCGGTCTATGTACACCCGTGTGCAAATAATTtcggcttttttttttttttttttttccttgcactgaaaaaagaaaatattacctggtcagaaaaaaaaaaaaaaaaaaaaaaaaaaaaaaaaaaaaaaatgtaggaaCACATATGGCTTGCTCCTACTCCTCCATTTTGGCTATCCCCACATGGCAATTATATCAGCTGCTTACAAAAAGCGCGTACTTCTTCGGTCAAATATATGTTTTCCCGTATTTATCGTAATGACAATGTGGGTAGGATGTTTTAAGAAGTAAAAGCACAGCATCTGTGATccttacttaaaaaaaaattaaaaaatggaaaaataccatggattagaaaaaattggagaagGTACATATGGTGTAGTTTACAAAGCACAAAATAATTACGGCGAAACATTCGcgttgaagaaaataagacTGGAAAAAGAGGACGAAGGCATTCCGTCAACCGGTTAGCACAGTAATGCGCAAGGAGCATAtgcccccccacacacacacacacacacacacactggAGTTGTTTAAAATTGCGCGCGTGCGCGAGTGGGCGGATGAGCGAGCACGTGTGCATATGCAAATGTGCGAATATGCacacaatttaaaaaaaaacgattcGGAAGTTACACACAGTTCCTCATCTGAGACCGCCTTCCTCCATGTAGTACGTATCAGTATACATGTTTCCGCACACATACGTAAGCGCTCCTACTCGTTCCCACCACACAGCGATTAGAGAAATTAGCATTTTAAAAGAGTTAAAGCATTCGAACATAGTAAAGTTGTATGATGTCATACACACAAAGAAAAGACTGATACTGGTTTTTGAGCACCTCGACCAAGATCTCAAAAAACTTCTAGACGTATGCGATGgttaaaaatgataaaaaaaaaaattgctagacacgcttccttttctccttcaaattTGTCATGTTCGTTATGCACACCTTCACATGCACCTCTGAGTATTTTTGTGCACATGTCAATTTATCCCTGGGGATCCCACTAACGATGGTCCAATTTCACTCGCAGGAGGACTCGAGTCAGTAACGGCCAAATCATTTCTACTCCAGTTGCTCAGTGGAATAGCCTACTGTCATGAACACAGGGTGCTGCACCGCGACTTGAAGCCGCAGAATTTGCTCATAAATCGGGAAGGAGAATTAAAAATCGCAGATTTCGGACTCGCCAGGTAGATCCTACTCAGATTGGTTTATCCCCCTCGCCCACGTACAGGCACCGGTGCCATTTCGTAGAAGTGTTGTATGCCCATGTGCCCACTTCTATACGCCATGATAAATACGTTCCGTTTCTCCCCGGGTTAACTGCCTCCCCATCCAGGGCATTTGGAATCCCCGTGCGGAAATACACTCATGAAGTCGTCACTCTGTGGTATAGAGCACCGGACATTTTAATGGGATCGAAGAAATATTCCACTCCAATTGACATCTGGAGCGTGGGATGCATATTCGCAGAAATGGTGAATGGGAGACCCCTCTTCCCAGGGGTGTCCGAAACAGATCAGCTCATGAGGATATTCAGAATTTTGGGAACCCCTAATTCGGCGAATT
Proteins encoded:
- a CDS encoding Cell division control protein 2 homolog, translated to MEKYHGLEKIGEGTYGVVYKAQNNYGETFALKKIRLEKEDEGIPSTAIREISILKELKHSNIVKLYDVIHTKKRLILVFEHLDQDLKKLLDVCDGGLESVTAKSFLLQLLSGIAYCHEHRVLHRDLKPQNLLINREGELKIADFGLARAFGIPVRKYTHEVVTLWYRAPDILMGSKKYSTPIDIWSVGCIFAEMVNGRPLFPGVSETDQLMRIFRILGTPNSANWPSVTELPKYDPDFIVYEPLPWETFLKGLDDTGIDLLSKMLRLDPNQRITAKEALQHAYFKESS
- a CDS encoding elongation factor 1-alpha yields the protein MGKEKTHINLVVIGHVDSGKSTTTGHIIYKLGGIDRRTIEKFEKESAEMGKGSFKYAWVLDKLKAERERGITIDIALWKFETPRYFFTVIDAPGHKDFIKNMITGTSQADVALLVVPAEVGGFEGAFSKEGQTKEHALLAFTLGVKQIVVGVNKMDTVKYSEDRYEEIKKEVKDYLKKVGYQADKVDFIPISGFEGDNLIEKSDKTPWYKGRTLIEALDTMEPPKRPYDKPLRIPLQGVYKIGGIGTVPVGRVETGILKAGMVLNFAPSAVVSECKSVEMHKEVLEEARPGDNIGFNVKNVSVKEIKRGYVASDTKNEPAKGCSKFTAQVIILNHPGEIKNGYSPVLDCHTAHISCKFLNIDSKIDKRSGKVVEENPKSIKSGDSALVSLEPKKPMVVETFTEYPPLGRFAIRDMRQTIAVGIIKAVEKKEPGAVSAKNPAKK